The Cryptococcus gattii WM276 chromosome B, complete sequence genome has a segment encoding these proteins:
- a CDS encoding Hypothetical Protein (Similar to TIGR gene model, INSD accession AAW40771.1), with translation MGDCTVVAASGWLTIQHYVPYTDCISNRYADPALMGILFSSLAPYHNDLHSSNLSDIPILAVHGADDDNVPPRHSRAHAALISSWAGEKDSMAKVLEVPKKGHWWDDVLSSSAVVDFIQKLPPRQSWDEQRKKGYTLTTANPQECGGRAGIRIVELDSPGRLARLDVNARQWKSDQTAEPLDIRGMNVRRIAIKSLQSSQHFETYVKCRPYGFSPINNSVLGPLAAPRAYGPMIRILSSPASFHLVIPSSREDQPQHLSIAKRIAHDLYVYHKADCEIIPDHEGLERVAKGQIGPGSIIIIGRPENNRYTEWMAAERKIPIQFPTNGVMIINKDKVVYDRGAGLISLHPHPTHSGSLSLLIAGNDELGLELAARLFPTRTGVPLPDWAIVCPRSRWQGANGLIGAGFWGSEWEYNEAMSWMDR, from the exons ATGGGGGACTGTACAGTTGTAGCAGCTTCTGGGTGGCTCACTATTCAGCACTATGTGCCGTATACAGATTG CATTTCCAATCGCTATGCTGATCCGGCCCTGATGGGTATCTTGTTCTCGTCGCTTGCTCCATATCACAATGATCTCCATTCTTCCAACCTCTCCGATATTCCCATCCTTGCTGTACATGGGGCAGATGATGACAACGTGCCTCCCCGACATTCTCGGGCTCATGCAGCATTAATATCTTCATGGGCAGGTGAAAAGGACAGCATGGCCAAAGTGTTGGAGGTTCCAAAAAAAGGACACTGGTGGGACGATGTTCTTAGCTCATCAGCTGTTGTCGACTTCATTCAAAAGCTTCCACCTCGTCAAAGCTGGGACGAGCAACGTAAAAAAGGTTATACGCTCACTACAGCTAATCCGCAAGAATGCGGTGGAAGGGCTGGTATACGGATTGTGGAGCTGGATAGCCCTGGAAG ACTAGCGCGTCTAGATGTGAACGCCAGGCAGTGGAAGTCGGACCAAACTGCGGAGCCGCTTGATATTCGAGGTATGAACGTTCGACGGATCGCAATAAAATCTTTACAATCATCTCAACATTTTGAAACATATGTGAAGTGTCGTCCATATGGATTTTCTCCTATCAACAACTCTGTATTAGGTCCCTTGGCCGCTCCCAGAGCCTATGGTCCCATGATCAGAATTCTCTCTTCCCCGGCCTCGTTCCATCTTGTCATCCCATCATCTAGAGAAGATCAACCGCAACACTTGTCTATTGCCAAGCGGATTGCTCACGATCTTTATGTCTATCACAAAGCAGATTGCGAGATTATTCCTGATCACGAAGGATTAGAACGTGTGGCAAAAGGACAGATCGGGCCAGGTAGCATCATCATTATTGGCAGACCGGAGAACAATCGGTATACTGAGTGGATGGCCGCCGAAAGAAAAATCCCGA TCCAGTTCCCGACCAACGGCGTGATGATCATCAACAAAGACAAAGTAGTGTATGACAGAGGTGCAG GTCTCATCTCGCTTCACCCTCATCCTACCCACTCCGGATCGCTGTCCTTGCTTATAGCAGGAAATGATGAATTAGGATTGGAACTTGCAGCTCGGCTGTTTCCTACGCGCACTGGAGTTCCG TTACCTGACTGGGCCATCGTTTGTCCCAGATCCAGATGGCAGGGTGCCAACGGGTTGATAGGAGCAGG GTTCTGGGGCAGCGAATGGGAATATAATGAGGCTATGTCCTGGATGGATAGATAG
- a CDS encoding Hypothetical Protein (Similar to TIGR gene model, INSD accession AAW40769.1) — MRFREIITTPTWETIGPFPSGTRELPFLGSPLAAYSTSSADPDIEFAHRPYNPEETWPSELGNGGRVSWSRFEAKGDWLEISYPDINWDQLRSDHGWSALQYMVLLRTRLTIPKSGHKPLTPILINMLQLSEFAFVQQDADPHTSGPVKWYQGNSYGFGGPAPGLNSTNSINLAAAKFERSLLLEPGAYIMLARAVYDIRQFGDPGPGNPPTIKMSSVNMVHDTEKHVTQLSQEMGAFPSVFSGWLMGEWASVGIRVPEGALETTVIGIGRAEITCKSKNVVEPLKSVLAVEIVSDIRIVPGQTRLIAMRIRQKAPLSPETRILSISIDFQSGGTTRVLEWSIPLHHVTYDNYSNLAAENSHFWITFASPSLITDSHLSHLPAHVSSAMIVPPKRSVRQDAEIPPVLLALHGAGVDVKSSEWGERMPGVPGAWAVLPVGKNEWGEDWHGGSMEDAWTARAAVEVQLGKVGIALSNKTV; from the exons ATGCGCTTCAGAGAGATCATCACCACTCCCACATGGGAGACAATCGGCCCCTTTCCAAG TGGAACGAGAGAGCTCCCCTTTCTAGGCTCCCCATTAGCGGCCTACTCTACCTCATCAGCAGATCCTGATATAGAGTTTGCTCACAGGCCGTATAACCCAGAGGAGACTTGGCCGAGCGAACTTGGGAATGGCGGACGTGTGTCATGGTCTAGATTTGAAGCCAAGGGAGATTGGCTAGAAATCAGTTATCCCGACATCAA CTGGGATCAGCTACGATCCGATCATGGATGGTCAGCTCTTCAGTACATGGTCCTACTCCGGACTCGATTGACCATTCCCAAATCCGGCCACAAGCCTCTCACGCCCATCCTTATCAACATGCTCCAGCTTTCCGAGTTTGCTTTTGTTCAACAGGACGCAGACCCTCATACATCTGGTCCTGTAAAGTGGTACCAGGGCAATAGCTATGGTTTCGGAGGGCCGGCACCTGGCTTGAACAGCACAAATAGCATCAACCTTGCAGCTGCCAAATTTGAGCGCTCACTTCTCCTCGAGCCAGGGGCGTACATTATGCTTGCGAGAGCAGTGTATGACATACGACAGTTTGGTGATCCTGGGCCAGGTAATCCGCCAACCATCAAGATGTCGTCAGTCAATATGGTGCATGACACAGAAAAGCATGTCACCCAGCTTTCACAGGAAATGGGAGCTTTTCCCAGCGTGTTCTCGGGATGGCTGATGGGAGAATGGGCATCTGTTGGGATTCGGGTGCCTGAAGGTGCTTTGGAAACAACCGTCATAGGCATTGGCAGAGCGGAAATCACTTGCAAGTCAAAAAATGTCGTCGAACCGCTCAAGTCCGTGCTCGCTGTAGAAATCGTTTCAGATATCAGAATAGTCCCTGGACAGACACGGCTTATCGCGATGCGGATTAGACAGAAGGCTCCCCTATCTCCAGAAACTCGAATCCTTAGCATTTCTATAGACTTTCAAAGCGGAGGAACAACTCGGGTTCTTGAATGGTCGATCCCACTTCATCATGTTACTTATGACAATTATAGTAATCTGGCAGCGGAAAACTCGCATTTTTGGATAACTTTTGCCTCGCCGTCACTTATTACTGATAGCCATCTCAGCCATCTTCCTGCTCATGTATCCTCTGCCATGATCGTTCCTCCTAAGCGCTCTGTTCGACAAGATGCGGAAATACCGCCTGTCCTATTAGCTCTCCATGGGGCCGGAGTAGATGTCAAAAGCTCTGAATGGGGTGAGAGGATGCCAGGTGTACCAGGTGCATGGGCTGTGCTACCTGTAGGTAAAAATGAATGGGGTGAGGATTGGCATGGAGGGAGCATGGAAGATGCTTGGACGGCTAGGGCGGCTGTGGAGGTTCAACTCGGTAAAGTTGGTATAGCGTTGTCAAACAAGACTGTGTAA
- a CDS encoding Hypothetical protein (Similar to TIGR gene model, INSD accession AAW40777.1; CNA02130) produces the protein MSEYQALKARALEMQREKEEAMKRELAAKQEREKQLAREQEERRKRLEEASKEARRRELMRAHEELNRKAGGAGNSASQADYDPFAEDVKPIATSNISKPSAARSGLPKATKAALSKPASLPSAKAGTSNKSENTKTGTSAKSSSPPVAAVLGRKEKAARLFAQKAKKSAADSLFSVRSLVESREPAQAPITPRAGPSQVVSTSMKTQMRGKTNAGGRNAAVRSRLTMNGKEELRKLCPDRDIRDRRSIDEISRDLKAKRLLTDESSPQKNTRPLTASMSNLSIPPSKARERRPISNPPSQKTRRYSLDESTDSESDSLSSSRAKRRSKKRSRSPPNHLSEPSAAFISAEIQALFRRPGRLQPKHADDFSDASSDDMEAGLSDVEVEERRAAKIARLEDEAAEREEREHKLRKEALKKQRLKGGRA, from the exons ATGTCTGAG TACCAAGCGCTTAAGGCCCGAGCGTTGGAGATGCAGcgagagaaggaggaggcgATGAAAAGGGAGCTGGCTGCAAAACAAGAAAGGGAGAAGCAACTTGCTCGTGAACAAGAAGAG CGACGGAAGCGGCTGGAAGAAGCATCCAAGGAGGCTCGTCGACGGGAATTAATGCGTGCACATGAGGAACTAAATCGCAAGGCTGGTGGCGCAGGGAATAGTGCGTCCCAAGCAGACTATGACCCATTTGCGGAGGACGTGAAGCCTATTGCTACATCAAACATATCCAAA CCGTCTGCCGCCCGAAGTGGTCTCCCGAAGGCTACTAAGGCTGCTTTGAGCAAACCTGCGTCATTGCCGTCAGCAAAGGCAGGCACCAGTAATAAATCAGAAAATACAAAAACTGGAACATCTGCCAAAAGCTCGTCCCCACCAGTCGCAGCTGTGTTAGGTCGCAAAGAAAAGGCTGCTCGCCTTTTTGCTCAGAAGGCCAAAAAATCTGCAGCGGACAGCCTTTTCTCAGTCCGGTCTCTCGTGGAATCGCGCGAACCTGCACAGGCACCAATAACACCACGTGCGGGGCCATCTCAAGTTGTTTCTACCTCCATGAAGACCCAAATGAGAGGGAAGACGAATGCGGGCGGACGGAACGCCGCAGTGCGGTCTCGGCTTACGATGaatggaaaagaagaattGAGGAAACTCTGTCCTGACCGGGATATCAGGGATAGGAGGAGTATTGATGAGATTTCCAGGGATCTTAAAGCAAAGCGCTTATTGACAGACGAGTCTTCCCCCCAGAAGAATACAAGGCCCCTCACGGCCAGTATGTCCAACTTATCGATTCCGCCGTCTAAAGCTCGTGAAAGGCGGCCTATATCAAATCCACCTTCACAGAAAACGCGTCGCTATTCCCTTGATGAGTCTACAGATTCTGAGTCTGATTCGCTCTCCTCTTCGCGAGCTAAACGTCGCTCTAAAAAGCGTTCGCGCTCACCGCCCAATCACCTTTCAGAACCTTCTGCAGCCTTCATCTCTGCTGAGATTCAGGCTTTGTTCCGAAGACCTGGTCGTCTACAGCCCAAGCATGCAGACGATTTCAGCGACGCCTCCAGTGATGACATGGAGGCTGGCTTGAGCGATGTAGAAGtagaagagaggagagcGGCGAAGATTGCACGattggaagatgaagctgccgagagggaggagagagaaCATAAATTAAGGAAAGAAGCACTGAAGAAGCAGAGATTGAAGGGTGGAAGGGCTTAG
- a CDS encoding uncharacterized protein (Similar to TIGR gene model, INSD accession AAW40779.1), with protein MLAPTVATIPPTIDLPRDHHGPPAKPIPSSQGPVTPKYFRNPWPSYRTASVWDAYQAYQRGASIAPHPSLFQGSRLFSVDEPYSDQDEDDYESEPIWTESDSIKKRKIYIRPEFSDVRPGDEKDDWRDPPVELVEPDWGGNLKTGERVTWLGHAGVLVQIPWRTMVDQQQRSRGGATCGIIFDPIFSYRCSPTQYIGPARYMDPPCSVSMLPEIHICCISHDHYDHLDYNTIMDLWKYHQATIHFFVPIGLKQWFTASGIPSHRVTELDWWREAIVSFEASPDVDYDPHYPPDDNKNKEKVAEDLTEIDTSALTLKIAFTPAQHRSGRSVLDHMTTLWGSWCVGVVEAADAGKVLERGMNDWKGFKIYFGGDTGYRYASAPEGDPNAICPAFQQIADLYSPFSLALLPLSTGSSLPFLRTVLSLSLDQYILTSSLHCSPADSLDIHLIIKSERTLGIHWGTFCDADEARGTRVDFGRCRRLYGVSREWDTIEAEKGRFVISDIGQTLVFPTTIDGN; from the exons ATGCTCGCACCCACCGTGGCCACGATACCTCCTACTATAGATCTTCCAAGAGACCACCACGGACCACCCGCGAAGCCCATTCCCAGCTCCCAGGGACCAGTCACACCCAAGTACTTTCGCAACCCATGGCCTTCATACAGAACAGCCTCCGTCTGGGACGCCTATCAAGCCTACCAGCGTGGGGCATCTATTGctcctcatccttcctTATTCCAGGGAAGCCGACTTTTTAGTGTGGACGAGCCATATAGTGATcaggatgaagatgactATGAAAGTGAACCAATCTGGACAGAATCTGATTCTAtcaagaagaggaaaatCTACATTCGGCCAGAATTTTCAGACGTCAGGCCGGGAGACGAGAAAGATGACTGGAGGGACCCACCTGTGGAGTTGGTGGAGCCAGACTGGGGCGGAAATTTGAAGACGGGAGAGAGAGTCACATGGCTGGGGCATGCTGGTGTGTTGGTGCAGATCCCATGGAGGACCATGGTGGATCAGCAGCAAAGAAGTAGAGGTGGGGCTACATGTGGAATAATATTTGATCCTATATTTTCATACAG ATGCTCGCCCACACAGTACATTGGTCCTGCAAGATACATGGATCCGCCATGCTCCGTTTCCATGCTACCGGAAATACATATTTGTTGTATCTCCCATGATCATT ATGACCATCTGGACTACAATACTATAATGGACTTGTGGAAGTATCATCAGGCCACTATCCACTTCTTTGTGCCCATAG GCCTTAAACAATGGTTTACGGCTTCTGGCATACCATCTCATAGAGTGACAGAACTGGACTGGTGGCGCGAAGCCATCGTATCGTTTGAGGCTTCTCCGGATGTCGATTATGATCCCCATTATCCTCCTGACGATAATAAGAACAAGGAAAAAGTAGCCGAGGACCTAACTGAGATAGATACATCAGCACTTACCTTGAAGATCGCATTCACACCTGCTCAACACCGCTCTGGTAGAAGTGTACTTGACCACATGACGACGCTGTGGGGAAGCTGGTGTGTAGGTGTTGTTGAAGCGGCCGATGCTGGTAAAGTTTTGGAAAGGGGAATGAATGACTGGAAGGGGTTTAAAATCTATTTTGGAGG AGACACTGGATACCGCTATGCAAGTGCTCCCGAAGGCGACCCTAACGCCATTTGTCCTGCCTTTCAGC AAATTGCCGATCTCTACTCACCATTCAGTCTGgctctccttcctctttcaACTGGATCATCACTTCCTTTCCTCCGTACCGTTTTATCATTGTCGTTAGATCAGTACATTCTTACTTCTTCCCTTCACTGCTCACCAGCGGATTCACTTGACATACATCTCATCATTAAAAGTGAGAGAACATTGGGTATACATTGGGGAACGTTCTGTGACGCAGACGAGGCGAGAGGAACAAGAGTAGACTTTGGAAGATGTCGCAGATTATACGGCGTGAGCCGAGAATGGGATACAATTGAGGCCGAGAAAGGAAGATTTGTCATAAGTGACATAGGCCAGACGCTTGTTTTCCCAACCACCATAGATGGTAATTAG
- a CDS encoding Hypothetical protein (Similar to TIGR gene model, INSD accession AAW41328.1; CNA02080) has product METLDSVNRRKREALEDGTDLPESSPRAPLVAWKHDQRIRNAILQATEDEFVDPPIPTQQPRPISSKLSHSSTTISNPVRPRKRICRNHRSLPPCLRNVPPSSSASHSLVGSSSILSEASIGDISGSASAKTQLDLLLEQFRLQASPMKSPAEERSQSEGRPKRHGKENKMNSARGKSKEKERGPQQKGLKDEKAKKGDKPLQKHAELSPSLKMRGNSSSSILSHNSSATDISFTCALTHNTSFDRRMSRSSTISSIRSPLSPVKHGAAPRIGLGSQSKPSSKIPPPRVSTLKTFKTPFLEPRQGVRSSPRRMESARAVIPHTPACDGAPNASSTRTTVSGPSSRATPTRPISSGPQTRSAKKLASHPSGFTNFDVGEDEPEGDRSFDSFDGIFNEGGPEIEMLLRQVDGTQ; this is encoded by the exons ATGGAAACACTAGATTCCGTCAACAGGCGAAAGAGGGAGGCCCTAGAGGACGGTACTGACCTACCAGAGAGCTCGCCAAGGGCCCCGCTGGTGGCATGGAAGCACGATCAAAGAATACGGAATGCAATTCTACAGGCCACAGAGGACG AGTTTGTTGACCCTCCTATCCCCACTCAGCAACCCAGACCTATCTCGTCAAAACTTTCCCATTCGTCTACGACCATCAGTAACCCAGTTCGTCCTCGCAAACGAATTTGCAGAAATCACCGTTCACTTCCACCCTGCCTTCGTAATGTGCCTCCCTCATCCTCCGCCTCCCATTCTTTGGTAGGATCCAGTAGCATCCTCTCAGAGGCCAGCATCGGGGACATATCGGGATCAGCGTCCGCTAAAACACAACTTGATCTTTTACTGGAGCAATTTCGTCTGCAGGCATCTCCGATGAAAAGCCCAGCAGAAGAGAGGTCACAGTCTGAAGGGAGACCGAAGAGACATGGCAAGGAAAACAAGATGAATAGCGCGAGAGGGAAAAGTAAAGAGAAAGAACGTGGACCGCAGCAAAAAGGGCtgaaggatgagaaagCAAAGAAGGGCGACAAGCCTTTGCAGAAGCATGCTGAGCTGTCTCCCAGTCTAAAAATGCGCGGCAattcatcatcctcaatcTTGTCACATAATTCATCTGCCACAGACATCTCATTCACCTGTGCTCTCACGCACAATACATCATTTGACAGAAGGATGTCACGCTCCTCCACCATCTCATCCATTCGTAGCCCTCTGTCTCCTGTCAAACATGGTGCTGCTCCTCGGATTGGGCTGGGTTCACAAAGCAAACCGTCGTCAAAGATACCACCTCCCCGTGTTTCGACCCTCAAAACCTTCAAAACACCTTTTCTTGAGCCAAGGCAAGGCGTTAGGTCAAGTCCTAGACGGATGGAATCTGCAAGAGCCGTTATCCCCCATACTCCCGCTTGTGACGGAGCACCTAATGCATCATCAACTCGTACTACGGTTTCAGGTCCATCTAGTAGAGCCACTCCCACACGCCCAATTTCCTCGGGGCCTCAAACACGGTCCGCCAAAAAGCTGGCTTCCCATCCTTCTGGCTTTACAAATTTTGACGTCGGAGAGGATGAACCTGAGGGTGACAGAAGTTTTGACTCTTTTGATGGGATTTTCAACGAAGGGGGGCCGGAGATTGAAATGCTACTTAGGCAGGTGGATGGCACTCAATAA
- a CDS encoding Hypothetical protein (Similar to TIGR gene model, INSD accession AAW43761.1; CNE04110) has translation MFGFGRLGHIVFDLIAISTILAGVKKSTGYSVQTSLFTDTAIRSFIDSYLSVGETVFGMLSGYAVNSRYFKRNIE, from the exons ATGTTTGGCTTTGGACGTCTGGGTCATATTGTGTTTGACCTTATAGCCATATCTACCATTTTAGCCGGAGTCAAGAAGTCAACGGGCTATTC TGTCCAAACATCCCTTTTCACAGACACCGCCATCCGCTCTTTCATCGATTCCTACCTCTCAGTAGGGGAGACAGTATTCGGAATGCTCAGCGGGTATGCCGTCAATTCTCGGTATTTCAAAAGGAATATCGAATGA
- a CDS encoding Vesicle-associated membrane protein 712, putative (Similar to TIGR gene model, INSD accession AAW40773.1) — protein sequence MGFYLLPAAIVAPPTAAAGGGLRRAGAPRVCDVAFVCSVPIDPYDVNGGGGTQESAATDNHTVIILDTLTDSDSPTNMSLIHALIARGTTVLAEHATGTAELKPAAQITILSKIPPNNSKLTYVWQDRLIHYVSSNGVIYLVMADDSVGRRMPFAFLAELERRFTAQYESDDIVSAGAHSLEEFEPELARLMHQYTSSPPADPLRQAQSDLNNVKDIMVQNIDSILQRGERLDLLVDKTDTLAGQAYAFRRGARSVRRQQWWKNMRIMALSGVVGLLLLYLFIAQFCGASLSHCRS from the exons atGGGTTTCTACTTGTTGCCTGCTGCTATTGTTGCTCCTCCGACGGCGGCGGCGGGTGGCGGGCTCCGGAGGGCAGGCGCGCCTAGGGTATGTGATGTGGCATTTGTGTGTAGTGTCCCGATCGATCCATACGACGTCAACGGCGGCGGCGGCACACAAGAAAGTGCTGCGACTGACAATCACACGGTTATTATTCTCGATACACTGACCGACAGCGACTCGCCCACTAACATGTCCCTCATACATGCCCTCATCGCCCGCGGCACCACCGTCCTTGCAGAGCATGCAACCGGCACAGCAGAGCTCAAACCAG CTGCCCAGATAACAATCCTCTCGAAGATACCTCCGAATAACTCCAAGCTTACTT ACGTGTGGCAAGATCGCCTCATTCACTATGTATCCTCAAACGGCGTCATCTACCTCGTAATGGCCGATGATTCTGTTGGTAGAAGGATGCCCTTTGCATTCCTTGCAGAACTGGAGCGAAGA TTCACTGCTCAATATGAGAGCGACGATATTGTCTCAGCAGGGGCTCACTCTTTGGAAGAATTCGAACCAGAGCTTGCCAGG TTGATGCACCAATATACCTCGTCTCCGCCGGCTGATCCTCTCCGCCAAGCTCAGTCAGATCTCAATAATGT CAAGGACATCATGGTTCAGAATATCGATTCTATTCTCCAACGCGGCGAGCGTTTGGACCTCCTAGTGGACAAGACAGATACCCTTGCAGGACAAGCATATGCCTTTAGACGTGGAGCGCGATCAGTACGGAGACAACAATGGTGGAAGAACATGCGAATTATGGCTCTATCCGGTGTTGTTGGCCTT TTGCTTCTGTATCTCTTCATCGCTCAGTTCTGCGGCGCCTCGCTTAGCCACTGTCGCAGTTAG
- a CDS encoding Metalloprotease subunit of the 19S regulatory particle of the 26S proteasome lid, putative; Rpn11p (Similar to TIGR gene model, INSD accession AAW40775.1): MEGLQRLLQGGRGMGMGGAAGGQTVVADNGETVHISALALLKMLKHGRAGVPMEVMGLMLGEFVDDYTISCVDVFAMPQSGTTVTVESVDHVFQTKMLDMLKQTGRPEMVVGWYHSHPGFGCWLSSVDVNTQQSFEQLHPRAVAVVIDPIQSVRGKVVIDAFRSINPAALATGQESRQTTSNIGHLNKPSIQALIHGLNRHYYSLAIDYKKTEAEQGMLLNLHKRGWTEGLKMKDFEEMEQGSQKAIENMLNLAVAYTKSVQEESTMTEEQLKTRHVGKLDPKRHLSEAAEKAMEDQVIQSLAMGVLAEL, from the exons ATGGAAGGACTTCAAAGGCTGCTTCAAGGAGGGCGAGGTATGGGCATGGGCGGCGCAGCTGGCGGTCAGACTGTAGTAGCGGACAA TGGTGAAACAGTGCATATTTCTGCCCTGGCTTTGTTGAAG ATGCTAAAACATGGTCGAGCGGGCGTTCCAATGGAAGTTATGGGTCTGATGCTGGGCGAGTTCGTGGACGATTATACA ATCTCGTGTGTCGATGTTTTTGCCATGCCTCAGAGTGGTACTACCGTGACTGTCGAGTCCGTTGACCACGTCTTCCAAACCAAAATGTTGGACATGCTGAAACAGACTGGACG ACCTGAAATGGTCGTCGGTTGGTACCATTCTCACCCAGGTTTCGGTTGTTGGTTGTCGAGCGTTGATGTCAACACACAGCAA TCATTCGAGCAACTTCATCCTCGAGCAGTGGCTGTTGTGATCGATCCTATTCAATCCGTACGAGGCAAGGTCGTCATCGACGCTTTCCGATCGATCAACCCTGCTGCCCTTGCTACTGGACAGGAATCACGACAAACAACTAGCAATATTGGTCACTTGAACAAGCCCAGTATCCAAGCGTTGATTCATGGTCTCAACAGGCATTATTACA GCTTGGCAATTGACTACAAAAAGACGGAAGCTGAGCAAGGAATGTTACTGAATCTGCATAAGCGGGGCTGGACGGAAGggttgaagatgaaggactttgaggagatggagcAAGGGAGCCAAAAGGCCATTGAG AACATGCTTAACCTTGCTGTTGCCTACACCAAATCCGTACAAGAGGAATCTACTATGACTGAGGAGCAATTAAAGACACGGCATGTTGGCAAATTGGATCCCAAGCGACATTTGTCGGAGGCAGCTGAAAAGGCTATGGAAGACCAAGTGATTCAAAGTCTGGCCATGGGAGTTTTGGCCGAGTTGTAG
- a CDS encoding Hypothetical Protein (Similar to TIGR gene model, INSD accession AAW40781.1): protein MLFAPSTSPSRHHNSHPSLGREFLHFLFRLVRLVFVPIIFPLRLLQRILTAPLTVSLLLKLVLLLLLSLASLVLSVLAVGAFFWTWSAGGPIEVEGWLVYGSRKFRLPHTNLQVPLSSILEDVRYDIQVEMELLRPRKGPDELDNFMLSLDLMSAKDPQTALMSAAQPTLAPSPLPESFIDLPSLATRFIPPCIFPWPFRSFCPSRISGYGNPIERKVLQRRVNAGFLGPASTKNIVPLRKDLLEGVFLKPSRTPESVVGSVSLQIGREDSFMGDSESEGRLKEVKTTGWVLVRFIPRPSGISRWLISVHPLPALLLLPPLSLLLALLSSIFGCAMITIIRRKPRPSKSPKSLKALKAHSGSHRIRDYNARSGQEGPERHSKAQDRAVRTRRPSNYTDVTSSTYSESKIPTENANSASTSEIGDRHSIIISDDESTSSQ from the exons ATGCTCTTCGCACCCTCCACCTCTCCCTCCCGTCACCACAACTCGCATCCATCCCTTGGCAGAGAATTCCTACATTTCCTGTTCCGTCTAGTACGACTGGTATTTGTCCC CATCATTTTCCCTTTGCGGCTGCTCCAGCGAATCCTCACAGCTCCTCTCACAGTCTCTCTTCTACTCAAACTtgtcctccttcttctcctctctttGGCATCATTGGTACTTTCAGTACTCGCTGTTGGAGCTTTCTTCTGGACATGGTCTGCTGGAGGGCCGATCGAAGTTGAAGGCTGGCTCGTTTATGG ATCCAGGAAATTCAGGTTGCCCCATACGAATCTCCAAGTACCATTAAGCAGCATATTAGAAGATGTGCGATACGATATCCAGGTTGAGATGGAACTCCTCAGGCCAAGGAAAGGGCCAGATGAGCTGG ATAATTTTATGCTGTCTCTTGACTTGATGTCAGCAAAAGATCCCCAAACAGCTTTAATGAGTGCCGCTCAGCCA ACCTTGGCCCCTTCGCCTCTGCCGGAATCATTCATTGATCTGCCTTCTCTCGCCACTCGTTTCATTCCGCCATGCATTTTTCCATGGCCCTTTCGATCCTTTTGCCCTTCCCGAATAAGTGGGTATGGTAATCCGATCGAACGAAAGGTGCTACAAAGACGCGTTAATGCGGGTTTTTTGGGGCCGGCCAGTACTAAAAATATAGTTCCTCTCAGAAAAGACCTCTTGGAAGGAGTATTTTTGAAGCCCAGCAGGACACCTGAATCGGTAGTAGGCTCAGTTTCCCTTCAAATAGGGCGAGAAGACTCTTTCATGGGGGATTCTGAGAGTGAGGGTCGTTTAAAGGAAGTCAAAACCACTGGTTGGGTTCTTGTGCGCTTCATTCCCCGTCCTTCAGGTATCAG TAGATGGCTTATTTCTGTGCATCCCCTCCCTGCTCTCCTTCTGTTACCGCCCCTGTCACTTTTGCTGGCGCTATTATCGTCCATCTTTGGATGCGCAATGATCACTATTATCCGACGGAAGCCTAGGCCTTCAAAATCCCCCAAATCCCTAAAGGCACTGAAGGCGCATAGTGGGTCTCATAGGATCAGAGACTACAATGCACGCTCAGGTCAAGAAGGGCCTGAACGCCATTCAAAAGCCCAGGATCGAGCCGTACGGACGCGGCGCCCTAGTAATTATACCGACGTTACTTCCTCCACATACTCAGAATCAAAAATACCTACCGAAAATGCCAACAGCGCTTCAACGTCTGAGATAGGAGATAGACATAGCATCATTATATCGGATGACGAGAGTACCTCGTCTCAGTAG